In a genomic window of Glycine max cultivar Williams 82 chromosome 13, Glycine_max_v4.0, whole genome shotgun sequence:
- the LOC106795603 gene encoding uncharacterized mitochondrial protein AtMg00860-like yields MSPIELAELKKQLEELLEKWFVRPSVSPWGAPMLLVKKKDGTMRLCVDYRQLNKSKDIPKTAFRTRYGHYEYLVMPFDVTNAPGVFMDYMNRVFHPYLDSFVVVFIDDILVYSKTREDHEEHLRIVLHTLRDRQLYAKLSKFEFWLEKVSFLGHVLSQGGIAVDPSKIEVVLEWKSPKSIFEIRSFLSLVGYYRRFIEGFSKLALPLTKLTCKGQAFVWDTQCEHSFQTLKEKLTITPVLVLPNPRKPFEVFVMHQRWV; encoded by the exons ATGTCTCCTATAGAGTTAGCTgagcttaagaaacagttagaAGAGTTGTTGGAGAAGTGGTTTGTGAGACCCAGTGTGTCTCCATGGGGAGCACCAATGTTGTTagtaaagaagaaagatgggaccatgaggttgtgtgtagactaccgccAGTTGAATAAG TCTAAAGATATACCAAAGACTGCTTTTAGGACCCGTTATGGTCATTATGAGTATCTAGTCATGCCCTTTGATGTGACTAATGCTCCAGGTGTGTTTATGGACTACATGAATAGAGTCTTTCACCCTTATCTTGATAGCTTTGTGGTAGTGttcatagatgatattttggtatactccAAGACTAGAGAGGACCATGAAGagcacttgaggattgtgttgcataccCTTAGGGACCGACAACTttatgctaagttgtccaagtttgagttttggttggagaaagttAGTTTCCTAGGGCATGTGCTATCTCAAGGGGGTATAGCTGTAGATCCCTCTAAGATAGAAGTCGTTCTTGAGTGGAAGAGTCCTAAATCAATTTTTGAGATTAGGAGTTTTCTGAGCTTAGTAGGATATTACCGGAGATTCATAGAAGGTTTCTCCAAGTTAGCTTTACCTTTGACTAAACTGACTTGtaagggtcaagcttttgtgtgggatACCCAATGTGAGCATAGTTTCCAAACCCTTAAGGAAAAATTGACGATCACTCCAGTGCTAGTTTTGCCTAACCCAAGAAAACCCTTTGAGGTGtttgtgatgcatcaaagatgggtttag
- the LOC106795602 gene encoding uncharacterized protein, whose amino-acid sequence MACAEGQKVAFGTYTLVEEVEYWWENTRQCLEVEGQDVAWDVFKWVFLEKYFPEDVRSMGPMKNKKNGPQHQGKSYSTPPKQYGNRPNNQRTVAMGFTGGSGSKPNTFPTQITCYKCERLSISQEEQNGGGLNDQTGHLKATVRVFTLNGVKALKSKDLIQDLVVETPTSGSVLTSNVFLNCPVEIFGRTFLIDLICLPLSQIDVILASKDMMLISANQVVTSLKEDAQVYMVLTNLEIETMVSMFDLPVVREFPKVFPEDISSLPPEREIEFFIDLVPGAGPISIAL is encoded by the exons ATGGCATGTGCGGAAGGGCAAAAAGTTGCTTTTGGTACATATACTCTGGTGGAAGAAGTTGAGTATTGGTGGGAGAATACTCGCCAATGCCTAGAGGTTGAAGGTCAAGATGTGGCCTGGGATGTCTTCAAGTGGGTATTTTTGGAGAAATACTTTCCTGAGGATGTTAGGAGTATGGGTCcaatgaagaacaaaaagaatggaCCTCAACATCAGGGAAAATCGTACTCAACCCCTCCTAAGCAATATGGTAACCGCCCCAACAATCAGAGGACTGTTGCTATGGGGTTTACGGGTGGTAGTGGTAGCAAACCCAATACTTTCCCCACTCAGATCACTTGTTACAAATGTG AGAGATTGTCCATATCCCAAGAAGAGCAAAATGGTGGGGGCCTGAATGACCAAACTGGGCATCTGAAGGCCACGGTAAGAGTCTTTACCCTTAACGGTGTCAAAGCTTTGAAATCCAAAGATCTAATCCAAG ATTTGGTGGTAGAGACCCCAACTAGTGGTTCTGTTTTAACTTCTAATGTGTTTTTGAATTGTCCTGTGGAAATTTTTGGTAGAACATTCTTGATTGATCTGATTTGTTTGCCATTGAGccaaattgatgttattctgg CGAGTAAGGATATGATGCTtatctctgccaaccaagttgtgacatctttaaaagaagatgcTCAAGTGTACATGGTATTGACTAACCTAGAAATAGAGACAATGGTTTCCATGTTTGACCTCCCTGTTGTCAGAGAGTTTCCTAAAGTGTTCCCCGAGGATATATCTAGTCTACCACccgagagagagatagagttttTCATAGATCTGGTACCTGGTGctggacccatatccatagcCCTTTAA